Proteins co-encoded in one Streptococcus parauberis NCFD 2020 genomic window:
- a CDS encoding RusA family crossover junction endodeoxyribonuclease — translation MNTYKLIIPIEPKPQSRPRSSIKNNRIIVREDRNMRVWRRACTMLVKNLYKGPFYETPIKVDVTFFMEAPEKLKKEPSERSRQSTKEKFIRFVKELIWHDKLPDIDNLVKSVFDSITKSNKVWSDDNIICYLVAKKVYSPNPRIEVEITEL, via the coding sequence TTGAATACTTATAAATTAATAATACCGATAGAACCAAAACCACAGAGCAGACCACGATCATCAATAAAAAACAATCGCATTATTGTCAGAGAAGATAGGAACATGAGAGTTTGGCGACGTGCTTGCACAATGCTAGTCAAAAATCTATACAAAGGGCCATTTTACGAGACACCAATAAAAGTAGATGTCACTTTCTTCATGGAAGCCCCTGAGAAACTCAAAAAAGAGCCGTCAGAGCGTTCAAGACAGTCGACTAAGGAAAAGTTCATCAGGTTTGTTAAAGAACTTATATGGCACGACAAGCTTCCTGATATCGATAATCTAGTAAAGTCTGTTTTTGACAGTATCACAAAATCAAATAAAGTTTGGTCTGATGACAACATTATATGCTATCTGGTTGCAAAAAAGGTATACAGTCCAAATCCTAGAATTGAGGTTGAAATTACAGAATTATGA
- a CDS encoding DNA-methyltransferase has protein sequence MARYELFNDHFENAKRYQIPRAQLIIADIPYNLGNNAYASDPRWYENGSNKNGESKLAGKSFFDTDNDFKINNFFDFCARLLKKEPKEKGQAPAMIVFHSWQQREMVIQCGKKHGFNNAYPLYFTKKSSPQVLKANMKIVGATEEATVLYRDKLPKFNNNGSMVLNHMVWEKDSSYPTIHPTQKPIPVLKRLIEIFTDPEDVVIDPVAGSGSTIRAAIEMNRCAYGFEIKKDFYNKAQSEMLSTFQTSLF, from the coding sequence ATGGCTAGATATGAATTATTTAATGACCACTTCGAAAATGCAAAACGGTATCAAATTCCAAGAGCGCAATTAATTATCGCAGATATTCCATATAATTTAGGTAATAACGCTTATGCAAGTGATCCGCGGTGGTATGAAAATGGTAGTAATAAAAACGGAGAGTCAAAACTAGCTGGAAAGTCATTCTTTGATACTGATAATGATTTCAAAATTAATAACTTCTTTGATTTTTGTGCAAGGTTGCTAAAAAAAGAACCAAAAGAAAAAGGGCAAGCCCCAGCGATGATAGTCTTTCATTCATGGCAACAAAGAGAGATGGTTATCCAGTGTGGAAAAAAGCATGGTTTTAATAACGCATATCCATTGTATTTTACTAAGAAATCAAGCCCTCAAGTTTTAAAAGCAAATATGAAAATTGTTGGAGCTACCGAAGAAGCAACTGTTTTATATCGTGATAAACTACCGAAATTTAACAACAATGGCTCAATGGTTCTAAATCATATGGTTTGGGAAAAGGACAGCTCATATCCAACAATTCACCCAACACAGAAACCAATACCAGTTTTAAAACGATTAATTGAAATCTTTACAGACCCTGAGGATGTTGTTATTGATCCAGTAGCTGGAAGTGGGTCAACTATTCGAGCCGCCATTGAAATGAATCGCTGTGCTTATGGGTTTGAAATCAAGAAAGATTTTTACAATAAGGCACAATCAGAAATGTTAAGTACCTTTCAAACCAGTTTATTTTGA
- a CDS encoding nucleotide modification associated domain-containing protein, with the protein MDKINAETMQKVYDENFQTFLKKNADYGSSFEESLNELGIIAGVTRIMDKFTRLKNLIKSEANVKESLSDTLKDMANYCLMLAVWLEGKNG; encoded by the coding sequence ATGGATAAGATAAACGCAGAAACAATGCAAAAAGTATACGACGAAAATTTTCAAACGTTTTTGAAGAAGAATGCAGATTATGGCAGTTCATTTGAAGAATCGTTAAATGAGTTAGGTATCATAGCAGGCGTTACAAGAATCATGGATAAGTTTACTCGTTTAAAAAACCTAATAAAAAGCGAAGCTAATGTAAAAGAAAGTTTATCAGACACCCTTAAGGACATGGCCAATTATTGCTTAATGTTAGCGGTCTGGTTGGAGGGTAAGAATGGCTAG
- a CDS encoding VRR-NUC domain-containing protein — protein sequence MNQQNEKSEHDIQSLIRLELTKLGIPCFRINVGKVKMKDGRWFSTGAPKGFPDLFGYRQDGQIFFIEVKDNKGRVRPEQENFMKVAKSKGALAGVARSVEDALEIIEDEKISSIN from the coding sequence TTGAATCAGCAAAACGAAAAGTCGGAACACGATATTCAATCTCTTATTAGATTGGAACTTACAAAGTTAGGCATTCCTTGCTTTAGGATAAATGTTGGCAAAGTCAAGATGAAAGATGGTAGATGGTTTTCTACAGGAGCACCTAAAGGCTTCCCAGATTTATTTGGATATAGGCAAGATGGACAAATATTTTTTATAGAAGTAAAAGACAATAAAGGTCGAGTAAGACCAGAACAAGAAAATTTTATGAAAGTAGCAAAATCTAAAGGCGCACTAGCTGGTGTGGCTAGGTCTGTGGAAGATGCATTGGAGATAATTGAAGATGAAAAAATATCAAGTATTAATTAA
- a CDS encoding bifunctional DNA primase/polymerase produces MHHTTALSFLKKGYQVIPLNKKTGRPIIKFKDIQITEDIIKSINWLECDYALLMRGMWCIDIDTHKMTDEKLAKELKTMIKTLGVDLLSVLSTERYNNGLDGYSSLLKSEYKEELIGNFKNTFVEITKSGGMHVLFKKRDGVNYSQKPSVLPSIDIKAHDNNYVKIFPSDGREVLKAVKNLPYYNGKFEEEIFKPKENFTTYFSGSIVKPKSTGNHEGREAYERVATGTSYNRNDDLFKGACWAFENDIDIDDLSSVIGTVKGRDVFTREEFELTIESAKRKVGTRYSISY; encoded by the coding sequence ATGCACCACACTACAGCACTATCATTTCTAAAAAAAGGTTATCAAGTCATACCACTTAACAAAAAGACTGGTAGACCGATAATTAAATTTAAAGATATCCAAATAACAGAGGACATTATAAAAAGCATTAATTGGCTTGAATGTGACTATGCACTACTCATGAGAGGAATGTGGTGTATAGATATTGATACTCACAAAATGACAGATGAAAAATTAGCTAAAGAATTAAAAACGATGATAAAAACGCTTGGTGTTGATTTGCTATCAGTGCTATCAACAGAACGTTATAACAATGGTTTAGATGGTTATTCTTCTCTATTAAAAAGTGAATATAAAGAAGAATTGATTGGTAATTTTAAAAATACGTTTGTGGAAATCACAAAAAGTGGTGGCATGCATGTCTTGTTTAAAAAACGTGATGGTGTTAATTACTCACAAAAACCAAGTGTACTTCCAAGTATTGATATCAAAGCGCATGACAATAACTATGTCAAAATTTTCCCATCTGATGGACGTGAGGTTTTAAAAGCAGTTAAAAACTTACCTTACTATAATGGAAAATTTGAAGAAGAAATATTCAAGCCAAAAGAAAACTTTACTACTTACTTTAGTGGTTCAATTGTTAAACCAAAATCAACAGGAAACCATGAAGGTAGAGAAGCTTATGAAAGAGTTGCCACTGGAACATCGTATAACAGGAATGATGATTTATTTAAGGGTGCTTGTTGGGCGTTTGAAAACGATATTGATATTGATGATTTGTCTTCAGTCATTGGAACTGTTAAAGGTAGAGATGTATTTACGAGAGAGGAGTTCGAACTAACTATTGAATCAGCAAAACGAAAAGTCGGAACACGATATTCAATCTCTTATTAG
- a CDS encoding DUF669 domain-containing protein, with the protein MAFTTDFSEVQEFKSFEEKFYEFIVKDAYEEPTQSGTNHSVTLELVVRNDVKQDMQNFRVWDRQYRLTATNKYNLKQLMGKASAFIGQEKNYATFEDFINDFKGRAAKGKIKLDNYNGKVTPKVQFFNKTDFPNIAHTWKEKTDSTGFSQADLKEDDLPF; encoded by the coding sequence ATGGCATTTACAACAGATTTTTCAGAAGTACAAGAATTTAAATCATTTGAAGAAAAATTTTATGAATTTATCGTAAAAGATGCATACGAAGAACCAACACAGAGCGGAACAAACCACAGTGTTACGTTAGAACTTGTCGTCCGAAACGACGTCAAACAAGACATGCAAAATTTCCGTGTGTGGGATCGTCAGTATCGATTAACTGCTACAAATAAATATAATTTAAAACAATTAATGGGTAAAGCTAGCGCATTTATTGGTCAAGAAAAAAATTATGCAACTTTTGAAGATTTTATTAATGATTTTAAAGGTAGAGCTGCTAAAGGAAAAATTAAACTAGATAATTACAACGGTAAAGTCACACCTAAAGTTCAATTCTTTAATAAAACAGACTTCCCAAATATCGCTCACACATGGAAAGAAAAAACAGATAGCACAGGGTTTTCACAAGCTGACTTAAAAGAAGATGATTTACCATTTTAA
- a CDS encoding DEAD/DEAH box helicase, which translates to MTVYQLHPYQNELIQRARKQILTNNVMIVSPPGSGKSVVISDIAKSATKRNGHVLFLVHRKELIDQITNSFKFHEVDMSKVDLLTVGKAKNRLEELTKPTLIITDEGHHGKANTYQIIYKYFADVPRLGFTATPWRLSGDGFTDTYEVMVEGQTVEWLINNHNLAPYNYYSVLSIDTNKLKIQNGDYSNKSIDDAFGKSIFGDVAQEYIKKANGQKAILYAHSVEASQAFAKEFQMLGINAVHADAKTPKAERDKLMQDFREGKIQIICNVDLISEGFDVPDCTVTILCRPTKSLVLFLQQSMRSMRYQPDKQAIILDHVGNYKIHGLPDTPHDWNEYFIGGWKKKNNKTNEVSFKECPECSACYPLTVKICEMCGYDFQLADKAEKEKVEAELELIKKQEFQISQLASKKFGKDLKQNWKIAQARVEYEGKGKPLYKLLYFYIMSDWAEATMSELSEVTGKSEKEIYTAKNWLEKRLRGK; encoded by the coding sequence ATAACGGTATATCAATTACACCCTTACCAAAACGAACTAATACAAAGAGCAAGAAAACAAATTTTAACAAACAATGTGATGATAGTTAGCCCTCCAGGCAGCGGAAAATCGGTTGTTATATCTGACATAGCAAAATCAGCTACTAAAAGAAACGGACACGTTTTATTCTTGGTCCACAGAAAAGAATTAATAGACCAAATTACAAACAGTTTTAAGTTCCATGAAGTTGATATGTCAAAGGTTGACTTACTTACAGTTGGTAAAGCTAAGAATCGTCTAGAAGAACTAACTAAGCCAACACTTATCATTACAGACGAAGGTCACCACGGTAAAGCTAATACTTATCAGATAATTTACAAATACTTCGCAGATGTTCCAAGATTAGGTTTTACCGCTACACCTTGGCGTCTATCTGGAGATGGTTTCACAGATACTTATGAAGTTATGGTTGAAGGTCAAACAGTTGAATGGTTAATAAACAACCACAATTTAGCACCCTATAACTACTATAGTGTCTTGTCAATAGATACTAATAAGTTGAAAATTCAAAACGGTGACTATTCAAATAAATCAATTGATGATGCATTTGGTAAAAGTATATTTGGAGATGTCGCCCAAGAGTACATAAAAAAGGCAAATGGTCAGAAAGCCATTTTATACGCTCACTCGGTTGAAGCAAGTCAAGCATTCGCAAAAGAATTCCAAATGCTTGGAATTAACGCAGTGCATGCAGATGCCAAGACACCTAAAGCAGAACGAGATAAGCTTATGCAAGACTTTAGGGAGGGTAAGATACAAATTATCTGTAATGTTGACTTAATATCTGAAGGATTTGACGTTCCCGATTGCACAGTGACAATTCTTTGCAGACCTACTAAGTCTTTGGTTTTGTTCTTGCAACAGTCTATGAGGTCAATGAGATATCAACCAGATAAACAAGCAATCATACTCGATCACGTAGGCAACTATAAGATTCATGGTTTACCTGATACGCCTCACGATTGGAACGAGTATTTCATCGGTGGATGGAAAAAGAAAAATAACAAAACCAATGAAGTTAGTTTTAAAGAATGCCCTGAGTGTTCAGCATGTTATCCATTAACGGTTAAAATTTGTGAAATGTGTGGATACGACTTTCAATTAGCTGATAAAGCTGAGAAGGAAAAAGTAGAAGCAGAACTTGAGTTAATTAAAAAACAAGAGTTCCAAATATCGCAACTTGCAAGTAAGAAGTTTGGTAAAGATTTAAAACAAAATTGGAAAATTGCTCAAGCTAGAGTTGAGTATGAAGGTAAAGGAAAACCACTTTATAAGTTGCTTTACTTTTATATCATGTCTGATTGGGCAGAAGCTACAATGTCAGAACTATCAGAAGTAACTGGCAAGTCAGAAAAAGAAATATACACCGCCAAGAATTGGCTAGAAAAAAGATTAAGAGGGAAATAA
- a CDS encoding AAA family ATPase gives MKITKATDLQKGKNFSALIYAPPGTGKTTTIKYLPGKTLVIDVDRTTNVLAGLENIDVVYADMTDVEIGFKKLLKEIHDNYLTDYDNIVIDNISELEQAWLGEKAKQSKTRDGRAMGIPEMGDYNKYSFYLTDLIRYVNSWEGVNKVYTAWETTRQIETPGGQLYNQFIPQIREKIINNVMGLVNMVARLVISEETGNRGFILKPSNSTFAKNQLSDVEFVLQSEIWNFEGSDE, from the coding sequence TTGAAGATAACTAAAGCGACAGATTTACAAAAAGGTAAAAACTTCTCAGCGTTAATTTACGCACCTCCCGGAACTGGCAAAACGACAACAATTAAATATTTGCCCGGTAAGACTTTAGTCATTGATGTTGATAGGACAACAAATGTTTTAGCAGGTCTTGAAAATATAGATGTTGTTTATGCAGATATGACAGATGTTGAAATAGGATTCAAAAAACTATTAAAAGAAATCCATGATAACTATTTAACAGATTATGACAACATCGTCATTGATAACATTTCAGAACTAGAACAAGCGTGGCTAGGTGAAAAAGCTAAGCAAAGTAAAACTAGAGATGGAAGAGCTATGGGAATCCCAGAAATGGGAGATTACAATAAATACTCATTTTATCTAACTGATCTAATAAGATACGTCAATTCTTGGGAAGGTGTCAATAAAGTATACACTGCGTGGGAAACGACAAGACAAATTGAAACTCCCGGCGGTCAATTATATAACCAGTTTATCCCGCAAATTCGTGAAAAAATTATCAATAACGTTATGGGGTTAGTGAACATGGTTGCTAGATTGGTTATTAGTGAAGAAACTGGTAACAGAGGTTTCATTTTAAAACCGTCTAATAGCACCTTTGCTAAAAATCAATTATCGGATGTTGAGTTCGTACTCCAAAGCGAAATCTGGAATTTCGAAGGGAGTGATGAATAA
- a CDS encoding helix-turn-helix domain-containing protein — translation MNRLKQLREEKGLTQEELAQELKVKGLYIAKQEINAYEIYQLRLHNNAFWSRVADYFNVTIAYLMGDSKIPNEDYIVDLQEVLHREYELKLEKAKLEKDLKEALDRNLELEQENVFLRKENQDMTNDLYNIDVVVNDFKERNHIDS, via the coding sequence ATGAATAGACTTAAACAACTACGAGAAGAAAAAGGATTGACTCAAGAAGAATTGGCGCAAGAGTTAAAAGTAAAAGGTTTATACATTGCTAAACAAGAAATAAACGCTTACGAGATATACCAACTTAGATTGCATAACAATGCATTTTGGAGTCGTGTCGCAGACTACTTTAATGTAACTATTGCTTATTTAATGGGTGACTCTAAAATTCCAAACGAAGATTATATTGTTGATTTGCAAGAAGTCTTGCATCGTGAATATGAGTTGAAGCTAGAGAAAGCAAAATTAGAAAAAGATCTAAAAGAAGCGCTAGATAGAAATTTAGAGTTAGAGCAAGAAAATGTTTTTTTAAGAAAAGAAAACCAAGATATGACAAATGATTTATACAATATCGATGTTGTTGTTAACGACTTTAAGGAAAGGAATCATATTGATAGTTAG
- a CDS encoding helix-turn-helix domain-containing protein, whose product MDDVITISRSELKALIAEEVAIQHRQVDWVSIKELQTITGWGRTTLENWRDQGKFRYHQKVKGGKYTYDLQDVQRFLRSMNK is encoded by the coding sequence ATGGATGATGTCATCACAATCAGCAGGTCAGAATTAAAGGCTCTGATTGCAGAAGAAGTAGCAATACAACATAGACAAGTTGATTGGGTCAGCATTAAAGAACTCCAAACAATAACTGGATGGGGTAGAACTACTTTAGAAAATTGGCGTGACCAAGGTAAATTTAGATACCACCAAAAAGTAAAAGGTGGCAAATACACTTACGATTTGCAAGACGTCCAACGATTTTTAAGGAGTATGAACAAATGA
- a CDS encoding helix-turn-helix domain-containing protein: MSGLHFNGAKLTEVREKRGLTKTELAKKLGVSQQYISDIELNRNKTVSDEFVTRLAIYFQTKKVEFYDYYENINFNFKPSGSRCLKKSTKEFLESLSNFNEALNTIKSKKNITKKTILENICGVSDNYIWNTKSRVEKENFVSDSMIKHLEDNIKKLEVVYCDILNNGKEKINTNTNKRDYQTKEEIQVTTIKNGIEKIQFEDLDDKTLKVIKRLNEKFNLGLTASKEVVSEEILF; this comes from the coding sequence ATGAGCGGGCTACATTTTAATGGTGCAAAATTAACAGAAGTGAGAGAAAAACGAGGGTTAACAAAAACTGAACTAGCTAAAAAACTCGGTGTGTCTCAACAATACATTAGTGATATCGAACTAAACCGTAACAAAACAGTAAGTGATGAATTTGTTACTCGATTAGCAATTTATTTTCAAACCAAAAAAGTTGAATTTTATGACTACTATGAAAATATTAATTTCAATTTCAAACCATCTGGTTCTAGATGTTTAAAAAAATCTACTAAAGAGTTTTTGGAATCATTGTCAAATTTCAATGAAGCATTAAATACAATCAAAAGCAAAAAAAATATTACAAAAAAAACAATCTTAGAAAATATTTGTGGTGTCTCTGACAATTATATTTGGAATACAAAAAGTAGAGTTGAGAAAGAAAATTTCGTAAGCGATTCTATGATAAAACATCTTGAAGACAATATAAAAAAACTAGAAGTTGTATATTGTGACATTTTGAATAATGGTAAAGAAAAAATAAACACAAATACCAATAAAAGAGATTATCAAACAAAAGAAGAAATCCAAGTTACCACCATTAAAAACGGTATTGAAAAAATTCAATTTGAAGACTTAGATGATAAGACATTAAAAGTCATCAAACGTCTAAACGAAAAATTCAATCTTGGGCTCACTGCTAGTAAAGAAGTTGTGTCTGAAGAAATTTTATTTTAG
- a CDS encoding helix-turn-helix domain-containing protein, whose amino-acid sequence MGEPTITIAELRAKNGKMSQTELAKKLNVAQSTVAGWEQNIESIRGTHLVRLCHEFNVKASDILGA is encoded by the coding sequence TTGGGAGAGCCAACAATAACTATCGCAGAATTGCGAGCTAAAAATGGTAAGATGTCGCAAACCGAACTAGCTAAAAAGCTTAATGTAGCACAGTCAACAGTAGCTGGATGGGAACAAAACATCGAATCAATTAGAGGTACTCACTTAGTTAGATTATGTCATGAGTTTAACGTAAAAGCCAGCGATATTCTCGGGGCTTAA
- a CDS encoding helix-turn-helix domain-containing protein, protein MVSKEVFPEVGRRIKQLRESRNIEQLELAELMGYKSQSTISKWESGTNLPNGGKLVKLAKALNTTTDNILFGSEIERKEETIDLKNTPAKRVAFDGRVFDESDMDFMNSMMESYLKNKYKD, encoded by the coding sequence ATGGTTTCTAAAGAAGTTTTCCCAGAAGTTGGGCGAAGAATCAAACAATTAAGAGAATCTAGAAATATTGAACAACTTGAATTAGCTGAACTAATGGGTTACAAATCTCAAAGTACAATTTCAAAATGGGAAAGTGGAACTAATCTACCTAATGGTGGGAAACTTGTTAAGTTAGCGAAGGCACTCAATACTACTACTGATAATATCTTGTTTGGTTCTGAAATAGAACGAAAAGAAGAAACTATCGACTTAAAAAATACACCAGCTAAAAGAGTAGCTTTTGACGGACGTGTATTTGATGAATCTGATATGGATTTTATGAATTCAATGATGGAATCTTATCTTAAAAATAAATACAAGGATTAA
- a CDS encoding ImmA/IrrE family metallo-endopeptidase encodes MSDLYYYDGRESDIKGFYDYEYDVIFINSYLDDIDKKKVLYHELGHVGQYLENYERMKEKFETQANRNMIHHLLLEYIPSLDFIEDFNVCRFMDAYRLKTICDEQMVVNEFRNLI; translated from the coding sequence ATGAGCGATTTATACTACTATGACGGACGTGAGTCAGACATAAAAGGTTTTTATGATTATGAATATGACGTCATCTTTATCAACTCTTATCTTGATGATATAGATAAAAAGAAAGTCTTGTACCACGAGTTAGGACATGTTGGGCAGTACCTAGAGAACTATGAACGAATGAAAGAAAAGTTTGAGACACAGGCGAATCGCAATATGATCCATCATTTATTACTGGAATACATTCCATCACTTGATTTCATAGAGGATTTTAACGTTTGTAGATTTATGGATGCGTATAGATTGAAAACCATTTGCGATGAACAGATGGTAGTAAATGAGTTTAGGAATTTAATATAA
- a CDS encoding site-specific integrase, translating into MEIESYKKSNGKTYYKFLLYIGIVDGKKKYIRRSGFETKAKAKASLINLQAELSEPQTNMTFGKLTNQWLKEYEKTVQGSTYLKTERNINNHILPKLSNVKIGDITPLLIQQLTEQWCYDLKYGAKILGIVRNILNLAIRYGYLNSNPALPITPPKIKRERKKNNNFYSLDELKIFLKLVDETDDIEKIALFRLLAFTGIRKGELLALTWDDLNNNTLTINKAVTRTFTGLEIDVTKTKSSDRLISLDDETVEILNELHETFPTSTLMFQSESGGIMTPSLPRKWLLQLTSDTKLPPITIHGFRHTHASLLFESGLSLKQVQHRLGHGDLQTTMNVYTHITQSAVDDMGTKFNQFVSDRQLH; encoded by the coding sequence ATGGAAATAGAATCTTATAAAAAATCGAATGGTAAGACATATTACAAATTTTTATTGTATATCGGAATTGTAGACGGAAAAAAGAAATACATAAGACGGTCTGGATTTGAGACTAAAGCAAAAGCTAAAGCGTCATTGATAAACTTACAAGCTGAACTTTCAGAACCACAAACTAATATGACTTTTGGAAAATTAACTAATCAATGGCTGAAAGAATATGAAAAAACTGTACAAGGTAGCACGTACTTAAAAACAGAAAGAAATATCAATAATCATATATTGCCAAAATTAAGTAATGTAAAGATTGGGGATATCACACCACTACTTATCCAACAATTGACAGAACAATGGTGTTATGATCTAAAATACGGCGCTAAAATTCTCGGCATTGTAAGGAATATATTAAACTTAGCTATAAGATATGGTTATTTAAATAGCAATCCAGCTTTGCCGATAACTCCTCCTAAAATTAAACGAGAACGAAAAAAGAATAACAACTTCTACAGTTTGGATGAATTGAAAATATTTTTAAAACTAGTGGATGAAACTGATGATATTGAAAAGATAGCTTTATTTAGGTTGTTAGCATTCACTGGAATACGTAAAGGAGAGCTTCTAGCGTTAACTTGGGATGACTTGAACAATAACACTTTGACTATAAACAAAGCTGTTACTCGTACATTTACAGGGCTAGAAATAGATGTTACAAAGACTAAATCAAGTGATAGATTAATCAGCTTAGATGATGAAACGGTTGAGATATTGAACGAATTACATGAGACGTTTCCGACATCAACTTTAATGTTCCAATCTGAATCAGGTGGAATTATGACACCTAGCCTGCCACGAAAATGGTTATTACAATTAACTAGTGATACCAAGTTGCCACCAATTACAATTCACGGTTTTAGACATACACATGCTAGTCTATTGTTTGAGTCAGGTCTATCATTAAAACAAGTTCAACACAGATTAGGTCATGGTGATTTACAAACAACAATGAATGTTTACACTCACATTACACAATCAGCAGTTGATGATATGGGGACTAAATTCAATCAATTTGTAAGTGACAGACAACTTCATTGA
- a CDS encoding DUF3862 domain-containing protein, giving the protein MTIKKLVTILLIPTICLAVAACSNKSDKEKSKDDKTVLENKKNQVAPQQDKRLAFDKIKVASAKDQFKGGSTLEELKVLYGEPTKHEQKPAGNVKLDIYSWTFDRVEITINMFQNSTIVKSIANFAFTRDLKISLKDYNKLKNGMTYNQVTKILTEPDDFTMASSSERDQIQAIWISGLKTNNRSANITLIFENDKLVSMSQKSLMK; this is encoded by the coding sequence ATGACTATAAAAAAATTAGTAACTATCCTTTTAATCCCAACAATTTGCCTTGCTGTTGCCGCATGTTCTAATAAATCGGATAAAGAAAAAAGTAAAGATGATAAAACTGTCTTAGAAAACAAAAAAAATCAAGTTGCACCTCAACAAGATAAACGTTTAGCATTTGATAAGATAAAAGTTGCCTCAGCAAAAGATCAATTCAAAGGTGGCTCTACGCTTGAAGAATTAAAAGTACTCTATGGCGAGCCAACTAAACATGAACAAAAACCAGCTGGAAATGTCAAATTAGACATCTACTCTTGGACCTTTGATCGTGTTGAAATAACAATTAATATGTTTCAAAATTCAACTATTGTTAAATCAATTGCTAACTTTGCCTTTACACGAGATTTGAAAATATCACTCAAAGACTACAATAAATTAAAAAATGGAATGACTTACAATCAAGTAACTAAAATCTTAACTGAACCAGATGATTTTACTATGGCTTCTTCTTCTGAAAGAGATCAAATCCAAGCAATTTGGATCTCTGGATTAAAGACGAATAATCGTAGTGCTAATATCACTCTTATATTTGAAAATGATAAATTAGTAAGTATGTCACAAAAAAGTTTAATGAAATAA